One window from the genome of Cryptomeria japonica chromosome 6, Sugi_1.0, whole genome shotgun sequence encodes:
- the LOC131876763 gene encoding uncharacterized protein LOC131876763: protein MEQGWNLKQSSLHRLEDKSIGRKNVKCCPSPSDWKRLNFDGASHGNLGLSGFGDVVRDEDGSLVGATCGLSGIVSNNVAEITALEEGLNWVIENNHLKVVIKGDSQIILNGVTKKYFTNWRLNERIPRINQLLKKLEDYQVKHIYREGNHVADILANQVLIES from the coding sequence ATGGAACAAGGATGGAATTTGAAGCAGTCAAGTCTCCACAGGTTGGAGGATAAATCGATTGGGAGGAAGAATGTCAAATGTTGCCCGTCGCCTTCGGATTGGAAAAggctaaactttgatggtgctagtCATGGTAATCTGGGTTTGTCGGGCTTTGGGGATGTGGTCAGAGATGAGGATGGTAGTTTGGTTGGAGCTACATGTGGGTTGTCAGGAATTGTTTCTAACAATGTGGCGGAAATCACTGCATTAGAGGAGGGGCTTAATTGGGTTATAGAAAATAATCATCTAAAAGTAGTAATCAAAGGGGATTCTCAAATTATACTAAATGGTGTAACCAAAAAATATTTTACCAATTGGAGGCTTAATGAACGGATTCCGAGAATCAACCAGCTTCTTAAAAAACTGGAAGACTACCAGGTAAAACATATATATCGTGAGGGAAACCATGTGGCGGACATACTTGCTAATCAGGTGTTAATTGAATCTTAG